Part of the Bacillus sp. (in: firmicutes) genome is shown below.
CTCGTCCACTTCAATTCCATTGTTGGCATAGACAGTACAACCTATGGTCACAGACACGCTCAGGATGAGATTCTTAACCTGCATAGATTCGTTAATTTGCTTTTGAATTTGTTTGCACACCGCGACATACTCGTCTTCTTGATCCAAACCAGGGTAAATAATTGCAAATTCATCCCCAGTTAGACGTCCAACAAATACGGGGGATGGAAATAGTTCTCTTAGCCTGTTTGCAACCGACTTTAGAATCGAATCAGCAAAGGAGTGTCCAAGGGCCTCATTGATTTGTTTGAACCGATCGATATCGAGTATCAGTAGTGTAAATGGTTTGTTACTTTGCATTTCCTGCGTCAGTTTCTCTTTAATGTAACGAAGATTGGGTAGTTTTGTTAAATCATCGTGAAATGCCATGTATCGTAATTGTTCTTCAGCCTTTTTTTGATTCTCTTTCATTCTATTAAAATTTAATACCAATTCACCAATTTCATCCTTGCTAGTTATTTCAATCGGCTCTTGCGAATAGTTGCTACGGGCAATTAACTTTGCCTGTTCTGCTACTTGAAGAATGGGCTTCGTCAATTTTTTTGAAAACCATAGAATGACAATCACACCAGCAAGGAACGAGAATCCAAGAGTAATTAACAAGACATAAAGTACACGATTTGCTCCAGCGTTAAAGTCGACTAAATAGGCCCCGGCACATACAATCCAATCCCAATTTGGATCTTTTTCCGCATAGGTAATTTTTGGTTCATGCACATTAGGGTTATCGGGCAAGGGCCATTCATAAGTGGCAAACCCTCCACCATTGTTGGCTGCTTTTACAATTTCTTTGGTAGAATAAACACCGTCGGTTGTCTTTACATTCCATACATTCACCCCTTCAAAGTTTGGATGTGCGAGCTCAAGCCCTGCGGAATTAATAATGAATATAAAGCCGTGTTTTCCTAAGTTCAGGCGCGGATTGATAGGGCGATGCCCGTCCGCATCTTTTTCTCCCAAAATCGCTTCTTTGACTTGTTCCTGAGCGTCCTCCAATAAAACCTTTCCTTCTTTTACTTGTTTATCCAACGCTCCAATCATTTCAATGGTCATCCGTACATCGGTTTGCAGGCCTTCAGCGCCAAGAGTATTTAAACTATTTCTGGAAGATTGATAACCAATGATTCCAATTAATAGACTTGGTACTGCTAGAAATAGTAAGGACATAATTATTAATTTTATACGTATGGGCATTCTCCAAGAACCCCCCCTTAAAATGTATAATTGTTCCAACTAATTATATTGTAACTTGCAATTGAAATAGTACAATAGCTGTGATAACAAAAATACAAAAATATTGAAATTTTTCGCTTTTATTTAACTGTTGTCAAAAATTTGACCTTGGTCAATGTTAGAATCCTCGTTATGCATTAGTATAAAGGCAGAGGAAGAGAAAACAAAGTGGACTAAACAACTTCCACAAATGACGAGGAGGATTTTCTTATGAATCAAATTATTTCTATTAACAATAAAACAACACTTGGTGAACTTGTAACTTATTTCCCTGCCATTACTACACGCCTGAATGAACTGCATATAGACTATTGTTGCCAAGGGGATCGTGCACTTGAAGCCGTTATAGAAGAAGCGGGGCTAACACCGGATTTCGTTACTGAGCTACAGAACGCATACAACGACTTTTTAGCTTCACCAGACAAGGAACTGCCAGTAACTGAGTTATCAGACGAAGAACTCATCGATCTTATTCTTGAAATCCATCATCAACCAGAGCGTGTTTTATTAAAGGAATTAGATCAACTGCTAAATAAAATTTTGCTTGCCCACTATGACCATGACAAAGAACTAGTTTTAATGCTGCATAAAAACTTCAGTGAGTTAAAGATGGAGTTAGAGATACATTTCGCCAAAGAGGAAAAGGAACTCTTCCCGGCAATTCGCAAACTTAATAAAACGCCGGAGGAAAGGGAGGCAATCCGCTTAAACATTCTCGAATTAGAAGGTGACCACGATGGCGCCGGGGAGATTATTAAGCACTTAATCAAAGAAACGAACGATTTTACGCCACCGGAGTTTGCGTGCCCTACGATGAAAGCAGCCTATGCGAAACTTCATGAATTAGCAGATGATATTTTCCTTCATATTGTTAAGGAAAATAGCGTACTATTCAAGCGCTACGAATAAAAAGTAGGCAAGCACCCATAAATGTACTTGCACATAAATATATTAAAGATAAAAAGGCACAAGTGGTAGTTTGTGCCTTTTTCATGTGGTGCTTACATATTTAAGTGACATTTACCCCTAAATTATGGTAAACAATTAGGTATATTGTAGTATAATGAGTGAAAAGGTCAAATTTTGGAGTGATAAAATTGGCTTATACAGTACCAGAAACGATTCGTTCTTCAGCTACAACAGGAGAAAGATTACTTTTTCGGACGTTAAAAACTTATTTGCCTGATGATTATATCGTCTATTATGAGCCCGAAATTCACGGAAAGCGCCCAGATTTTGTTATTATTGGTCCAGACTTGGGGTTATTAGTGCTAGAGGTTAAGGATTATACAAAAAATACACTATTTCAATTAAATAGTGACGAATGGACGTTAGTGACATCTGCAGGTGAACAAACGAAAACGAAAAGCCCTGTAAAGCAAGCACGGGACTATATGTTTCATATTGTGAATGTACTAAAGAAGGATAAAAACCTAGTTCATTTAGAAGGAAAATATCAGTTTCAACTCAAGTTTCCTTGTGGGTTTGGCACCGTCTTTACTCGTCTTCACCAAAAAGATTTTATTGAAAACGGCCTGTATAGTGTAATTGAGCCGTCATTGTCCCTAACAAGAGACGAGATTGATCCTGAAAAAGAGGCTTTTTCCGAGGAAAACCTAATTGAAAAAATCACCAATATGTTTGTTGTACCATATAGATTGAGGGCACCATTAGTAAAAGAGGAAATTGATGCAATCCGATATCACCTTTTTCCAGAAGTTCGGATTAGTGCCGAGTTTAAAGAGCCCGTCCCATACCAAGATCAGTTGCTTTTGTCGCTGCACGATATTAAAGCAATGGATTTACACCAAGAAAACCTTGCCAAGCAGATTGGCGACAAAAATCGCCTAATCCGTGGTGTTGCTGGAAGCGGTAAAACCTTAATTCTAGCAAGCCGCGCAAAATTACTAGTGAAGGATCATCCAGACTGGAAAATCCTAATTTTATGTTATAATATCTCGCTTTCACGCAGCATTGAACAAATGATTTATCATATGATGAAGGAGCCTGACAGCCTTTTCGATTTTGATTTTACAAAAGAAGATTCAGATCTGGCATGTTCTAACCATAATATTTTGGTTCGAAATTTTCATGCATGGCTTAAACATGATTTGAAAATTACTGAGAGAGAGATTCCAGCGATTATTGAAAAAATTGAAAAGGGCGAAGCCATTCTGCCAATGTACGATGCAATTTTGATTGATGAAGGACAAGACTTTGAAGTAGAGTGGTTTCAGCTTGTAAGCAGCTTGCTTAATCCTGAAACAAAATCACTGCTTTTAGTAGAGGATCGAGCACAAGATATATATAAGCGGAAAAGAAGCTATCTTCAGGACACAGGACTAAGCTTTCAAGGGCGTTCCAAAATTTTAAGTATCAACTATCGGAATACTGCTCAAATCGTTACATTTGCCTGGGATTTTTATCAAAATAATTCTTCTTTACAAAATAAAGTTGTTTCGAAAGAATATGAGGGCGAAATCATTGCGCCGCAAAGTACTAGAAGAAAAGGCGTAGAGCCAGCGATTGTAAAAGCAGCCAGCTTTTTTAAAGAAGCAAAAATAGTCGCTAGGCAAATTCGAAAGCTT
Proteins encoded:
- a CDS encoding EAL domain-containing protein, with the translated sequence MPIRIKLIIMSLLFLAVPSLLIGIIGYQSSRNSLNTLGAEGLQTDVRMTIEMIGALDKQVKEGKVLLEDAQEQVKEAILGEKDADGHRPINPRLNLGKHGFIFIINSAGLELAHPNFEGVNVWNVKTTDGVYSTKEIVKAANNGGGFATYEWPLPDNPNVHEPKITYAEKDPNWDWIVCAGAYLVDFNAGANRVLYVLLITLGFSFLAGVIVILWFSKKLTKPILQVAEQAKLIARSNYSQEPIEITSKDEIGELVLNFNRMKENQKKAEEQLRYMAFHDDLTKLPNLRYIKEKLTQEMQSNKPFTLLILDIDRFKQINEALGHSFADSILKSVANRLRELFPSPVFVGRLTGDEFAIIYPGLDQEDEYVAVCKQIQKQINESMQVKNLILSVSVTIGCTVYANNGIEVDEFLQHANMALMEAQQQQVPFQMYQPSMDGKAFDRLVLENHLHHALQNNELRLVYQPQVDIVTGEIQGVEALLRWHHPSYGSISPAEFIPIAENTGLIIPIGEWVLRTACRQLKEWHDLGLSFLQIAVNLSSRQFYSQDLIETVKGILDETGLPPEDLELEITESMMMNMEHASKTLQALKSLGCKIAIDDFGTGYSSLYYLKHLPIHRLKIDQSFIRDIAENGQDDTIVSTIISMAQHLQLDVIAEGVETTEQMDILRREQCTHVQGYLYSPPVAPENFLQQWDQLQRKAKTFVFEPDK
- a CDS encoding AAA family ATPase, with the protein product MAYTVPETIRSSATTGERLLFRTLKTYLPDDYIVYYEPEIHGKRPDFVIIGPDLGLLVLEVKDYTKNTLFQLNSDEWTLVTSAGEQTKTKSPVKQARDYMFHIVNVLKKDKNLVHLEGKYQFQLKFPCGFGTVFTRLHQKDFIENGLYSVIEPSLSLTRDEIDPEKEAFSEENLIEKITNMFVVPYRLRAPLVKEEIDAIRYHLFPEVRISAEFKEPVPYQDQLLLSLHDIKAMDLHQENLAKQIGDKNRLIRGVAGSGKTLILASRAKLLVKDHPDWKILILCYNISLSRSIEQMIYHMMKEPDSLFDFDFTKEDSDLACSNHNILVRNFHAWLKHDLKITEREIPAIIEKIEKGEAILPMYDAILIDEGQDFEVEWFQLVSSLLNPETKSLLLVEDRAQDIYKRKRSYLQDTGLSFQGRSKILSINYRNTAQIVTFAWDFYQNNSSLQNKVVSKEYEGEIIAPQSTRRKGVEPAIVKAASFFKEAKIVARQIRKLHEQYKVPLSEMLILYRVKKTYNMSYIDVLKRALDEEGLRYYWLTENSESKRNFDKDQDTVKISTIESSKGLDFQAVFIVNVDNMPFALVEDKEREASLLYIGMTRAKEFLCLSYSGESEFTEYFDRILEQRKEEKKSSEKSS
- a CDS encoding DUF542 domain-containing protein, which produces MNQIISINNKTTLGELVTYFPAITTRLNELHIDYCCQGDRALEAVIEEAGLTPDFVTELQNAYNDFLASPDKELPVTELSDEELIDLILEIHHQPERVLLKELDQLLNKILLAHYDHDKELVLMLHKNFSELKMELEIHFAKEEKELFPAIRKLNKTPEEREAIRLNILELEGDHDGAGEIIKHLIKETNDFTPPEFACPTMKAAYAKLHELADDIFLHIVKENSVLFKRYE